Within the Opitutaceae bacterium TAV5 genome, the region TGCCTCTCCGTCTGCAACGTGGCACGGGCATCCTGCCCGTGATTCCGGAAGGCGGCGCTTCGCGCCGTCCACGGGCAAGGATGCCCGTGCCACGTCCCCCCGAAAGGAGGCGTCCGCCTGATGCGCTGGATCTACTCCCCCCCCCTCCCCCCCGCGCAACTCGCCGCGCTCGGCCGCGAAACCGGGGTCTCCCCGGTCATCGCCGAATTGCTCGCGCGCTCCGGCATCACGGACCCGGAAACCGCGGACCGTTTTCTCAACCCCGCGCTCGCATCCTTCGGCGATCCCTTTCTCCTGCATAATCTGGAAGCCGCCGCCGCCCGCCTGCACCAGGCGCTCGTCAATGGCGACGCGATCACCGTCCTCGGCGATTACGATGTGGACGGCGTCAGCTCCACCGCGCTCCTCGTCAGCCTGCTCCGCCGCTTCGGCGCCAGCCCGCGTTTCGTCGTGCCGCGTCGCATGGAGGACGGCTACGGCCTCTCGCGCAGCGCCATCGACCGCGCGATCGAAACCGGCGGCGTGCCGCAGCTCTTCATTGCGCTCGACTGCGGCACCAACTCGCACGACGAAGTCGCCTGGCTCACCCGCCTCGGCGCCGACGTGATCGTCATCGACCATCACCAGACCAAGGAACGGCTGCTCGAAAACGCGCTGCTCATCAACCCGCACGTGTATCCGACCCCGCACGACGAAACGTGGCGCAACCTCTGCACCGTCGGCCTCGTCTTCAAGCTCGCGCACGGGCTCGTGAAACTCCTCCGCAAGGAGAACTATCCGGGCGCGCTCGACGTCAGGTTGCGCGATTATCTCGACTTCGCCGCCATGGGCACGGTGGCCGACCTCGTGCCGCTGACCGGCGAAAACCGCATCATCGCGCGCCACGGCCTGCGCATCCTCCAGGAGACGGCGCGCCCCGGCGTTCGCGCGCTCATGGAAGTCGCCGGCGTCCGCGCCGGACAGGCGCTCATGCCGGTGGACATTTCCTTCCGCCTCGGCCCCCGGATCAATGCCAGCGGCCGCCTCGCCGACGCCGCGCTTTCCGTCGAGCTCCTGCTCAGCGAAGACGTGGCGTTCTGCGAGGAAACGGCGCGCCAGCTCGACGCTTTCAACCGCGAACGCCAGGACATCGAGCGCCAGATCACCGAAGAGGCCGAGCAGATGATCGAGAGTCTTTTTCTCGATTCGCCGGGCATCGTGCTTTTTGGCGAAAGCTGGCACCCCGGCGTCGTCGGCATCGTGGCCGGCCGGGTGACGCGCAAGTACAACCGCCCGTGCGTCGTGCTCGGCAGCGAGGGCGATCTCGCCAAGGGCTCCGGCCGCAGCATCGACAGCGTCAATCTCGTCGATGCGCTCGGCGTCTGCGCGGAGCACCTCGCCAGTTGGGGCGGCCATCCGATGGCCGTGGGCGTGGCGCTCGACAAAACCCGCCTGCCGGAATTCCGCGCGCAGTTTGCCGAAGCCGTCCTGCAACAGGTCGGCGGCGCGCTGACCGAGCCGAAGCTCACGATCTCCGCCTGGCTCACGCCCGAGCAGGTGCGCGAGACGTTCATGGACGAACTGGAAAAACTGCATCCCTTCGGGCAGGCCAATCCGGAGCCGGTTTTCGGCGTGCGCGGCGTGGTGCTCACGCATCGTCCGGACGTGTTCAAGCTGCTGCACTACCGGTTTCATTTCGAGGACGGCCGCGGCCGGCGCCTCTTCGGCGTGGCATGGAAACTCGCGCACAACCTGCCGCCGACCGGCGAGCCCATCGACCTCGCGGTGCGCCTGGCGTGGAACCATTTTCACGATCGCAAACTGCTCCAGCTCGAACTCGTGGACTGGCGCAAGGCCGAGCCGATGTGACGGAGCGCGGGCGTGTGCCGCCTGAAAGCCGGGCTGGAGCCCGGCGCTTCCGGCCTCCACGCTGTCTGGCCTCATGAGGCTTTTCATCATCCGTCACGCCGATCCTGATTATCCGAACAACACCATCACTGCCGCCGGCCATCTCGAGGCGCAGGCGCTGGCGGTGCGCATGACCCGGCTCGGGCTCGACCGCATCTACACTTCGCCGCTCGGCCGCGCGCGCGACACCGCCCGCTACACCGCCGATGCGCTCGGCATCGAGCCGGTTGTCCTGCCCTGGACGGCGGAGTTGCCGTGGCCGCGCATCACCCAGGAGGTGCTCGGCGAAAGCACGCCGTGGGACCTTCATGGATACACCTTGCGCCAATGGCAGAAAGAGCCGACCACGCGCAACTGGCCGGAATTTCCTCCCCTCTCCGCCGCGGAATATCGCGAAGGTTTCGCAACGCTCGGCGCCGGGTCGGATGCGTTTGTCGCCGGGCTCGGCTACCGGCGCGAGGACGCGGGCGGCGCAGCCGGCGGCGTGTATCGCGTGGAGGCGGGCAACCGCGAGAAGGTGGCGGTGTTTTGCCACGGCGGCTTCGGGCTCACCTGGCTGGCGCACCTGCTGGCGGTGCCGCTGCCGGTGATGTGGGCCGGTTTTTTCCTGCCGCCGAGCAGCGTGACCACGGTGCTGTTCGACGAACGCGGCGAAGGCCTCGCCGTGCCGCGCTGCGTGGGGCTGGGCGACGTGTCGCACCTCTACGCCGCCGGGCTGCCGGTGCAGCCATCGGGCATCAAGGCCAACGTGGACTGATTTTGCCGCGAAAGGGCGCAAAGATCCCCATGCTTGTGAAGCGTTGCGTGGCGCTTATAAGCGCCGTGGAGAGTTTCCCTGCCAAAAAAACCTTTGCGCTCTTTTGCGGCAAAAAATCCGGTTCATTGGCGGTCGATTTCG harbors:
- a CDS encoding phosphoglycerate kinase, whose amino-acid sequence is MRLFIIRHADPDYPNNTITAAGHLEAQALAVRMTRLGLDRIYTSPLGRARDTARYTADALGIEPVVLPWTAELPWPRITQEVLGESTPWDLHGYTLRQWQKEPTTRNWPEFPPLSAAEYREGFATLGAGSDAFVAGLGYRREDAGGAAGGVYRVEAGNREKVAVFCHGGFGLTWLAHLLAVPLPVMWAGFFLPPSSVTTVLFDERGEGLAVPRCVGLGDVSHLYAAGLPVQPSGIKANVD
- a CDS encoding single-stranded DNA exonuclease RecJ, with protein sequence MRWIYSPPLPPAQLAALGRETGVSPVIAELLARSGITDPETADRFLNPALASFGDPFLLHNLEAAAARLHQALVNGDAITVLGDYDVDGVSSTALLVSLLRRFGASPRFVVPRRMEDGYGLSRSAIDRAIETGGVPQLFIALDCGTNSHDEVAWLTRLGADVIVIDHHQTKERLLENALLINPHVYPTPHDETWRNLCTVGLVFKLAHGLVKLLRKENYPGALDVRLRDYLDFAAMGTVADLVPLTGENRIIARHGLRILQETARPGVRALMEVAGVRAGQALMPVDISFRLGPRINASGRLADAALSVELLLSEDVAFCEETARQLDAFNRERQDIERQITEEAEQMIESLFLDSPGIVLFGESWHPGVVGIVAGRVTRKYNRPCVVLGSEGDLAKGSGRSIDSVNLVDALGVCAEHLASWGGHPMAVGVALDKTRLPEFRAQFAEAVLQQVGGALTEPKLTISAWLTPEQVRETFMDELEKLHPFGQANPEPVFGVRGVVLTHRPDVFKLLHYRFHFEDGRGRRLFGVAWKLAHNLPPTGEPIDLAVRLAWNHFHDRKLLQLELVDWRKAEPM